The proteins below are encoded in one region of Planctopirus limnophila DSM 3776:
- a CDS encoding sensor histidine kinase: protein MNDEDQPTLPIDTATSSNASLSENSWSPDASRLEALAEFAAGAGHEINNPLATILGRVQLLLPGESHPDRRKHLETIMSQTLRIRDMIGDLMLFARPPAPQRALVDVKQLVETVCLKQKPEIQIAGCELEFTSELLETTPEGHSETGKFLAFIDRHQLSIVVAELLRNARQAMKENGGVIRVYLSRITDGLPQLQLIVADTGRGFSALDQQHAFDPFYSGRQAGRGIGFGLCKVWQIVRQHHGTIAIDSQPEGPTSITITIPVEEPMEP from the coding sequence GAGGATCAGCCAACTCTTCCCATCGATACCGCAACCAGCAGCAATGCCTCTCTCTCTGAGAACTCCTGGTCGCCGGATGCATCACGCCTCGAGGCCTTGGCCGAGTTTGCCGCCGGTGCCGGTCACGAGATCAACAACCCTCTGGCAACGATCCTCGGGCGAGTGCAACTGCTGCTCCCTGGTGAATCGCACCCGGATCGTCGCAAACATCTCGAAACGATCATGTCGCAGACACTGCGTATTCGGGACATGATTGGCGACCTGATGCTCTTTGCACGGCCCCCTGCACCACAGCGCGCTCTTGTCGATGTGAAGCAACTTGTTGAAACTGTCTGCCTTAAACAAAAACCGGAGATTCAGATTGCTGGCTGCGAACTCGAATTCACCAGTGAGCTTCTGGAAACCACTCCTGAAGGGCACAGCGAAACTGGAAAGTTCCTGGCGTTTATCGATCGACACCAACTCTCCATTGTCGTGGCAGAACTCCTGCGAAATGCCCGCCAGGCGATGAAAGAAAATGGTGGCGTGATCCGAGTCTATCTTTCCCGAATAACAGATGGCTTACCACAACTCCAACTGATCGTCGCTGATACCGGGCGCGGCTTCTCAGCGCTGGATCAGCAGCACGCTTTCGATCCTTTCTACTCGGGTCGGCAAGCGGGTCGTGGAATTGGGTTTGGCCTGTGCAAAGTATGGCAGATCGTCCGTCAGCATCACGGAACGATTGCCATCGACTCTCAGCCAGAAGGCCCGACGAGCATCACCATTACGATACCCGTCGAAGAACCGATGGAACCATGA